Within candidate division WOR-3 bacterium, the genomic segment ACGATATCGCTCGGCGGATGGGCATAACTGATTCTTGCAATTGCGATAATTAGAATGGTAATCAAAATTAAATTTTTCATTGCGACCTCCTCAAAAATATGTAAGATAAATGACAAGCAAGGCGTGGATAGTGGCTATAATAATCCCGATAAAGGCAAAGAGTTTGTGGATCTTTAAAGGCACTTTTATCACCCTTGAACCAGTAAGGACAGCAAGTAGTACACAGATATATGTAATTATGCCAAGAGGCTTTATCAATCCACTTATCATTATGCACCCCCTTTTTGCATTCACACATCCGAATGAATACGGACATTATAGTACAGAGTATACTCTGAGACTACCATACGGATTAAGAAATTCTTTTGGGAATGCTATTCTCCCCACACAATCGTGCCTTTATTTGCGAGATTATAGACCTCAGCCTCAAGGATTGCCTGATGTCGTTTTTCATCTTCAGCAAGCTGTTCAAATAATTTTTTACCTTCGCTGTCCTTTATACTCTTTGCAATCTTGAGGTATCTTTCCATCGCCATCTTCTCAGCTTTTATGCCGATATTAAGAACATCAATTATCTCATCTTTGTTGGGTTCAAATTCACCCGAGACCTCGGGTTTGACCTCTTTTGATGCTTTTGTAAACTGTGTAATGTCTAAGCCAATCTTACCTTTGCGTGCCTCCATTATACTCTTTACATATTCGTAATGTCGTGCTTCAAATCCAGCAAGTTCCATGAATAATTTTCTTCCGGCTTCGCTCTGTGCCTTTCCTGCCGCATCCGTATAGAAATCCTGTGCCTTTTTCTCGGCAACCAGTGCCTGTGCTAATAATCTGTTGATGCTTGTAACTTTTCTTTTTACAGTTTTTTTATTTGTTTTTCGCTTCTTCATTTTACCTCCTTTCACCTAAAAATTTTATTATTTCCTCAATATCAGGAAGCTGGGTAATATCATAAATTTTCATCCAGATAACATTCTGATTTTCATCAATTATGATGTTCGCCCGTTCTGAGAATCCTTCTTTGTCTCTGAATATTCCGAGTTTTCTTGCATACTCACCATGGGGCCAAAAATCTGAAAGTAATCTTGTTTCTCTGACTCCCATATCTTTCGCCCAGGCATGCTTTGAAGGCACCGGGTCAACACTAATACCAAAGGCAGTTGTATTTAATTCATCAAATTTTGCTTTATATTTTTCCAATGCCTTCATCTGCTTAGTACAAACACCTGTCCAGGCAAGGGGGTGGAAAGACAAAAGAACCTTTTTACCTTTATAATCAGACAATTTTACATCCTGATTATGCTGGTCTTTCAAAACGAAATCAGGAATTGTGTCACCGATTTTAATCACACTTCCTCCTTAAAAAAATTGTTTATGTAGTTTAGCCTTTTCTTTGTATCACGCCATATTATTGGGATTTTATCCTCCCTGTAAACATTGAGATTATCTTCAAACGCCTTCCGATTGGGATTTTTATAAATTATGCCCAGTGGCATCGGGTCTTCTTCGCAGGCTTTTTTAAATGCCTCATAGCGCTCCAATGGATTGTAAGAATCATCAAGATAATAAGTATGTTCTTTGAACCAGGCATAGGTATTAATTTTGTTAAATGAGACACAGGGCTGGAGGATATCCACGAGTGCATATCCCTTGTGGATGATTGCCTGTTTTATAATTTCTTTTGTTTGATCTATATCGCCGATAAAAGTTCTTGCCACAAATGAGGCATCAAGGGCGACTGCAACAGCAATGGGATTGAACGGCAACTCAAAAACGCCATCTATTTGCACCGTGGTTTTGAAACCAATCTTACTTGTCGGCGATGCCTGTCCTTTGGTTAAACCATAAACCATATTGTTGTGGACAATATTTGTAATATCCGGATTTCTTCTAATTGTATGGATGAAGTGATTTCCGCCTTCGGCATAGGTACAGCCATCGCCACTTACTGCAATCACTGTTAATTCAGGATTGACGGCTTTTATGGCAGTAGCGGCTGAGAGATATCTTCCATGCAGGCCATTGAATAAGTTTGTCTTTAAATAATGGGGAAGTTTTGCTGCCTGACCGATGCCGGAAACAAGGACCAATCTTGTTGGCTCTATATTCAATTCGATTAATGCATCCTTTAATGCCTGTAATATTCCAAAATTACCGCAGCCCGGACACCAAGCTATGTCAATATTTTTTGGAGCGAACATATCCCGATTCATCTATTTTGCCTCCCTTATTTCTATCAAATTCCCATCCGGGTCCTCAATGAAATAAACCTTATGTCCATTACGTTTTAGGGTGATGATTTTTACTTTCTTTTGTCGCAGATTTTTGATGTATTCTTCCCGATTTTTTACGATCATACCGAAATGATGGATACCATAACGAACGATGCTTTTCCCTGTTTTTTTCTTTGAATGTGGTACAAATATCTCCAATAATAGGTCTTCCGATTTCAGTCGATAAAAGCAGGCAGTGGATTTTATCTTGAAAAGAGCTTTAACAACATTTGCTTGGAGTCTTTCGCTTGAGATCAGTTTAAATTTCAGGATTTTTTTGTAAAAGTTTATCAACCTATCTGCATTATTTGTGAATAGACCTATATGGTCGCAGGAAAATTCTTTTTTCACATCAAACCTCCTACAGCTTCAATAATTTCTTCTACAGTAAATGGTAATCCGTTATATTTTAGAACTAAGTTCCTTATTTCAATACCAAAATTGAGTTTTAACAATTTTGCCATCTGCCCGGTTGCATTGTTTTCAACCATAATTAATTTATTAGCTTTTTTCAGATATTGCTGGGTAACAGGATGGATAGGGTGGACCTGACTGAAATGGAGCATCGCAACATCATCCGAGTTTATTACTTTAATTGCTTCTTTCACAATCTCATAGTTTGAGCCCCAACATAATACGAGTATTTTATAATTTGGGGAACCATAAAATTCAGGTTCAATTAGCTCCGCTTTTATAGACTTATATTTATTCATCAATTTATCCACCATCCGGGTGCGCAATTTCAGGTCTTCAGAGATATGTCCATCTTCATCATGATGGTGACAATCTGCATTGACAATGCCTTTACCATAACCAGGTATTCCCCGCGGTGAAATCCCTGTTTCCGTAATTTGGTAACGCTGATATTTTTCTCCAGTTTCTATAATATAACTTTCAGTTTCATGACCTTCAAAAGTAAATGGAACCACGCTGTAAAAGGAATCAATATAAAACTGGTCAGTTAGCACAAAGACCGGAACCTGGAATTTATCAGCAAGGTCAAATGCTTTTTTCGTTAGATAGAATCCCTGCTCGAAATTCCCTGGGGCAAAAATAATGCGTGGAAATTCACCATGGCCTGCATAAAGGGCAAGTTCAAGGTCTGCTTGTTCAGTGCGGGTGGGTAGCCCTGTTGCCGGACCTGGACGCTGGGCAAGGTGAATTACAATCGGGGTCTCCTGGATTCCTGCTAAACTTAACCCTTCGGTCATTAAATCAAATCCCCCACCTGAAGTGGTAACCAGAGCACGGGCACCGGCATAAGAAGCACCGAGCCCCATATTCATAGCCGAAATTTCGTCTTCTGCCTGTTCGGTTATTATATCTAAATCTTTACCAACCCGTGCAAGGTAGGTCCAGACACCACTTGAAGGTGTCATCGGATATGCAGCAAGAAACTTTACTCCTCCAGCAATCGCACCGAGGGAAATGGCAGTGGAACCATCAATAACTTTCTCCTTGCGAACATTTTCATTAAACTTGGGGATGAAGTTTACTGCTTTCAATTTTTTTATCTCCTCAGCCTGATCAAAACCATATTTTGCAGCTTGCGTGTTCTTGGCTATTATCGTGTCACCCTTGGCAAGAAAATGTGTTTTAATAAGATTTGTTAGATTTTCAAATGGAATATTTATTAACCCCACAAGCACACCAACTGCAATAATATTGGCAAAGACAGGATTTCCAAGTTCCTTTGCCACCTGCGAATAGGGAATGGTATATGACTTATAATTACTGATTGGAAATTCATTTAAGATGAATGTTTCGTTAGTGATGTGTTCCTTGTGGTGATGGAATGCCTTTTCTTTCAAAGGAATTAAAATATCAATTCTATCTATCGGTGCCCGTACCCGCTGGTTACTTATTCTTATTTGAGTTGAGTTTATTCCGCCCCGGATTCGTGACATCAATTCACTCCAGGAGAAGGCATAAAGTCCTGATGATTGAGCAATCTTTACCAGGATTTCACTGACCGCATTTATCCCTTGTCCTGCCTCGCCCGAGATGACGATTGAGAGATTAGTTTTAGACATTATACCTTAGAATTTTTTAAATTTACTATTTGGAGCACCACAGACTGGGCAGTATTCAGGTGGTTTTCCAATATGGGTAAAACCACAGATAGGGCAGATGTAGATTTCTTTAATATCTATATCTTTGCCTTTTTCCGCACTTGCTTTCGCATCTGTATACATCTTCATATGAATCTTTTCTGCTTCAAGGGCATAATGGGTTGATTGTTCAGCACCTTTTTCATTCTGAAATTTAGCAGTATTATTGAATACCGGATACATCTCTTCAACCTCGTATGTCTCGCCATCAATACCGGTCTGAAGATTATCCGGTGTCTTTTTTATTATTCCTAAGTGTCTTGCATGGTTTGTGGCATGTACCTGTTCAGCATAGGCAATTGCCTTGAAGAGCCTTGCAATATTGGGCATTCCTTCTTTTTCTGCAATTTCGCTGAAGATTAGATATTTCATATGTGCCATTGATTCTCCAGCGAACGCTTCCAATAATGCTTTCTCAGTCATTTTTTTCATTTTAACCTCCCTTATTTGCGTTGCAAATTCACAGATTCATACGGATAAAGACGCGGATTCGGACAGAGGCTACTCAACCTTTACCTCCTGTGAATTCTGCCATAAGCCGTGGATATTGCAATAGGAGAAAGCAATAATTGTGCCTGATTTTTCAGTCTTAAAAGTCAAGGTGGCTTCCGGATGGGTATATACCGTGCTTGTATTTGGACCATTTGTTGATGCGCCGTGCGCCATAAATTCAAATTTGCCAATCTGATATGGAAATTTTTCACCTTCTGGATGAAAATAGACATCAATCCAGGCAATATGATGTTCGGTTGTATTGGGATGAGCGATTTCTTTACCGACACTCACGGTAACCTTAAAATTTTCGCCTTTTTTTACTTTTTGTGGTGCCTCAATTACCGGCACATGCTTCTCTTTTTTCCAGTCAGCAGACTGGAATAAGGTATTAAGGTCTGTCATAATTCCTCCTTTTTTAACTCATTTAACCAATTTATTATTTTTTCTCTTATCTGATCTCTCACCTTGCGAAAGACCAATAATTTCTCTTCTTCACTACCCGAGGCCAATGCCGGGTCTTCAAACGGCCAGTGGAGGCGCATCGCAATACCCGGGAATACCGGACATTTTTCTTTTGCATCATCACAAACCGTTATGATATACCCGAAATGCTCGCTCAAAAAATCAACTGCGGATTTTGATTTCTGATTTGAAATATCTATACCAATTTCTTGCATTACCTTTATTGCGAGTGGGTGGACCTTGGTCGGTTCGATCCCGGCACTATAAACATCAAATTTATCTCCGCCAAGTTCTCTCAAAAGACCCTCAGCCATCTGGCTTCGGGCAGAATTATGGTAGCATAAGAACAGGACTTTGGGTTTCCTCATTATCTACTCCCTTTTCGTAATTCCTGTAGCAATGTAGAGCAAATCTTTCAGTTTGTTTATTTTTATTGCAAGGCTAAAGCCTTGCCCTACAAGGCGTGGGTCTGCAAGACTGGAGCCCTGCTCTACTTGACGAGGGTCATCGGTTCGCCACAGCATACTAATTCACCGCCGCCAACTTCTTTCACCTCAACTACATTACCACATATTTCGCATTTAAAGATCTGACCTACTTTGGTGACATTAGGCATTTTTACCTCCTTTTTTAAAATTTTGCCCATTTATTTTTATCTTTTTTATCTTTTTATCGCCTTTTTGAGCCTTTTTTAGACATTCTTTACATATTCCCTTAAAATACCCATGCACCTCCTCAATTTTGTGTCCACCAATGCTTTTCTTATTTTCATTCCCAAGGGGACAATTTATATCAATGTCGTAAATTTTGTGGCAACTGTTACAATAGAAATGGTGATGGGATGTCAGGTTAGGATCATAATGTATGTCCATTCCCGTAATTGTCAAAGCATTGAGCATTTTTTTGTTATGCATCGCATTCATTGTGTTGTAAACTGTAGTCATTGAAATTACTGGTAGTTCATCTTTTAGTTCGTTATATATCATTTCTACACTCGGATGTTTATACCTAAATTTATAAAGAGTTTCCAATATCCTGATTCGCTGGAAAGTAGGTCTTAAACCAACCTTCTTTAATGTTTCTTTAATTTGTTTTAAGTTTGAAATCATTTCAATCATATAATCATTATAATCAATTTTTAGACAATGTCAAGGGGGCAAAGGTTAAAGGTATCAGACTATCAGAAAATCAGGTTATAGTGAACACATCGTAATGGAATACATATTTCTATCTTACATATATTTTTGGAATTGCCAGATCCGAAATAAAAAATCGACCAAATTACATAAATCTCTCAAACCTATCTCTCTTTGCCTTGCATATCGGGCAGACCTCGGGTGGTGATTCACGGGCGCATAAATAGCCACAGACCTTACAACGCCAGACTGGATAGGGGAGAGGCTCGGCGATTTTTTGCGGGAGTGGTTTAGCCTTCTTTCTCTTTTCTTCTGGTGGTCTCCTTTCCGGTATTGATTGTAACTGCATTTCACCCTTAAGAACCTTTTCTGAAACATATAATCCACAATAACAGGCACCATATTCAAGTATATCTGCATCCCGATAGTCACAGGGGCAGATA encodes:
- a CDS encoding ferritin family protein codes for the protein MKKRKTNKKTVKRKVTSINRLLAQALVAEKKAQDFYTDAAGKAQSEAGRKLFMELAGFEARHYEYVKSIMEARKGKIGLDITQFTKASKEVKPEVSGEFEPNKDEIIDVLNIGIKAEKMAMERYLKIAKSIKDSEGKKLFEQLAEDEKRHQAILEAEVYNLANKGTIVWGE
- a CDS encoding peroxiredoxin, whose protein sequence is MKIGDTIPDFVLKDQHNQDVKLSDYKGKKVLLSFHPLAWTGVCTKQMKALEKYKAKFDELNTTAFGISVDPVPSKHAWAKDMGVRETRLLSDFWPHGEYARKLGIFRDKEGFSERANIIIDENQNVIWMKIYDITQLPDIEEIIKFLGERR
- a CDS encoding thiamine pyrophosphate-dependent enzyme is translated as MNRDMFAPKNIDIAWCPGCGNFGILQALKDALIELNIEPTRLVLVSGIGQAAKLPHYLKTNLFNGLHGRYLSAATAIKAVNPELTVIAVSGDGCTYAEGGNHFIHTIRRNPDITNIVHNNMVYGLTKGQASPTSKIGFKTTVQIDGVFELPFNPIAVAVALDASFVARTFIGDIDQTKEIIKQAIIHKGYALVDILQPCVSFNKINTYAWFKEHTYYLDDSYNPLERYEAFKKACEEDPMPLGIIYKNPNRKAFEDNLNVYREDKIPIIWRDTKKRLNYINNFFKEEV
- a CDS encoding VOC family protein, which translates into the protein MKKEFSCDHIGLFTNNADRLINFYKKILKFKLISSERLQANVVKALFKIKSTACFYRLKSEDLLLEIFVPHSKKKTGKSIVRYGIHHFGMIVKNREEYIKNLRQKKVKIITLKRNGHKVYFIEDPDGNLIEIREAK
- a CDS encoding 2-oxoacid:acceptor oxidoreductase subunit alpha, producing MSKTNLSIVISGEAGQGINAVSEILVKIAQSSGLYAFSWSELMSRIRGGINSTQIRISNQRVRAPIDRIDILIPLKEKAFHHHKEHITNETFILNEFPISNYKSYTIPYSQVAKELGNPVFANIIAVGVLVGLINIPFENLTNLIKTHFLAKGDTIIAKNTQAAKYGFDQAEEIKKLKAVNFIPKFNENVRKEKVIDGSTAISLGAIAGGVKFLAAYPMTPSSGVWTYLARVGKDLDIITEQAEDEISAMNMGLGASYAGARALVTTSGGGFDLMTEGLSLAGIQETPIVIHLAQRPGPATGLPTRTEQADLELALYAGHGEFPRIIFAPGNFEQGFYLTKKAFDLADKFQVPVFVLTDQFYIDSFYSVVPFTFEGHETESYIIETGEKYQRYQITETGISPRGIPGYGKGIVNADCHHHDEDGHISEDLKLRTRMVDKLMNKYKSIKAELIEPEFYGSPNYKILVLCWGSNYEIVKEAIKVINSDDVAMLHFSQVHPIHPVTQQYLKKANKLIMVENNATGQMAKLLKLNFGIEIRNLVLKYNGLPFTVEEIIEAVGGLM
- a CDS encoding rubrerythrin family protein, which gives rise to MKKMTEKALLEAFAGESMAHMKYLIFSEIAEKEGMPNIARLFKAIAYAEQVHATNHARHLGIIKKTPDNLQTGIDGETYEVEEMYPVFNNTAKFQNEKGAEQSTHYALEAEKIHMKMYTDAKASAEKGKDIDIKEIYICPICGFTHIGKPPEYCPVCGAPNSKFKKF
- a CDS encoding class II SORL domain-containing protein — encoded protein: MTDLNTLFQSADWKKEKHVPVIEAPQKVKKGENFKVTVSVGKEIAHPNTTEHHIAWIDVYFHPEGEKFPYQIGKFEFMAHGASTNGPNTSTVYTHPEATLTFKTEKSGTIIAFSYCNIHGLWQNSQEVKVE
- a CDS encoding arsenate reductase ArsC, with protein sequence MRKPKVLFLCYHNSARSQMAEGLLRELGGDKFDVYSAGIEPTKVHPLAIKVMQEIGIDISNQKSKSAVDFLSEHFGYIITVCDDAKEKCPVFPGIAMRLHWPFEDPALASGSEEEKLLVFRKVRDQIREKIINWLNELKKEEL
- a CDS encoding desulfoferrodoxin FeS4 iron-binding domain-containing protein; amino-acid sequence: MPNVTKVGQIFKCEICGNVVEVKEVGGGELVCCGEPMTLVK
- a CDS encoding Fur family transcriptional regulator, encoding MIEMISNLKQIKETLKKVGLRPTFQRIRILETLYKFRYKHPSVEMIYNELKDELPVISMTTVYNTMNAMHNKKMLNALTITGMDIHYDPNLTSHHHFYCNSCHKIYDIDINCPLGNENKKSIGGHKIEEVHGYFKGICKECLKKAQKGDKKIKKIKINGQNFKKGGKNA
- a CDS encoding ferredoxin-thioredoxin reductase catalytic domain-containing protein, with the protein product MADSKENIAEAEIEQLYKRLNKEAEEGGYHLNPDIDFTKQLVKSLIINQRRYGYQACPCRLASGRKEDDLDIICPCDYRDADILEYGACYCGLYVSEKVLKGEMQLQSIPERRPPEEKRKKAKPLPQKIAEPLPYPVWRCKVCGYLCARESPPEVCPICKAKRDRFERFM